One window of Amaranthus tricolor cultivar Red isolate AtriRed21 chromosome 13, ASM2621246v1, whole genome shotgun sequence genomic DNA carries:
- the LOC130798799 gene encoding cysteine-rich receptor-like protein kinase 25, whose product MALKTLPIIMFTLLCLICNWKSSDGNDDSVFLAWKCNDSKGNYTENSPYHINLLNAFSNLTSLSISQTFANLSTSTDENDNTNKVYALYDCRKDLTLTTCHHCVVDATDNILHRCPSLEAIVMYEECVVRYANRPIVSIMEQIPYFSDCKFSIPDGGELSRIIKPIFTNLIDEAISNNSRLKYSAAKNEDYFEYQKVYCLLQCTPDITQQECKDCLTEAMNKTIDCANSSGMISYYIVPSCRMRYDVIRHFFNVSSSLPPMAMSSPPPFSPISNAAVQLRMFAKNTAR is encoded by the exons ATGGCCTTGAAAACATTGCCTATTATTATGTTCACGCTTCTTTGTTTGATATGTAATTGGAAAAGTAGTGATGGGAATGATGATTCAGTGTTTTTGGCATGGAAATGTAATGATTCAAAGGGAAACTACACTGAAAATAGTCCCTACCACATAAATCTGTTAAATGCATTCTCTAATCTTACCTCCTTATCCATTTCCCAAACCTTCGCCAACTTAAGTACAAGCACAGATGAGAATGATAACACCAACAAAGTGTACGCCTTATATGACTGTCGGAAAGACCTCACACTTACAACATGCCATCATTGCGTTGTGGATGCTACCGATAATATCCTGCACCGTTGCCCCTCGCTAGAGGCCATTGTCATGTATGAG GAATGCGTGGTAAGATATGCAAACCGTCCAATCGTGTCAATAATGGAGCAAATACCATATTTCTCCGATTGCAAGTTTAGCATTCCGGATGGAGGCGAATTAAGTCGGATAATAAAGCCAATATTCACAAACTTAATAGATGAAGCCATATCAAATAATTCAAGATTAAAGTATTCTGCAGCAAAAAATGAAGATTATTTTGAGTATCAAAAAGTGTATTGTTTGTTGCAATGTACGCCTGATATTACACAACAAGAATGCAAGGATTGTTTGACGGAAGCAATGAATAAAACGATTGACTGCGCAAATAGTAGCGGTATGATAAGTTATTACATTGTGCCCAGCTGCCGGATGAGATATGATGTTATACgacatttttttaatgtctCTTCTAGCCTTCCACCTATGGCTATGTCTTCTCCGCCTCCTTTTTCTCCTATTAGTAATGCTGCCGTTCAGCTTC GGATGTTTGCAAAGAATACAGCAAGGTAA
- the LOC130798796 gene encoding cysteine-rich receptor-like protein kinase 25 produces the protein MIGQRPTIKHSRKTYRARKQSAFWTLTRPVERNGLGQAVCIPVEQQIRMLTDLVEPTGSVEHATYTRSEGNNDPVFLGWKCDYSKGNYTENSPYHINLLNAFSNLTYYSSSNTFADYIASTDEDDNTDKVYALYDCRKDLTLRTCHHCVADATIYLLQRCPSLEAIATYEECMLRYANRPILSMLEQTPHYTDCEISIPDEGELTRIINPIFKNLIGEAISNNSTSSKYFAAKKEDYFEYQKVYCLVQCTPDITQQECEDCLTEAMNATLECASGSRMISYYNVPSCQIRYDVVRHFFNVSSNNTLSPMASPPNNLSTITAINDAYQLLSFNFFVSLKILFCVLILLIE, from the exons ATGATTGGGCAAAGGCCCACAATAAAACATTCCCGTAAAACTTATCGCGCAAGAAAACAGAGTGCATTCTGGACCCTcactcgaccggtcgagcgaaatGGCCTTGGTCAAGCGGTTTGTATTCCAGTCGAGCAGCAGATCAGAATGCTCACTGATCTGGTCGAGCCAACTGGCTCGGTCGAGCATGCCACA TATACAAGAAGTGAAGGGAATAACGATCCAGTGTTTTTGGGATGGAAATGTGATTATTCCAAGGGTAACTATACAGAAAATAGTCCTTACCATATAAATCTGTTAAATGCATTCTCTAATCTTACCTACTATTCCTCTTCCAATACTTTCGCCGATTACATTGCAAGCACAGATGAAGATGATAATACCGACAAAGTGTACGCCTTATATGATTGTCGGAAAGACCTTACACTTAGGACATGCCATCATTGTGTTGCGGATGCCACCATTTACCTCTTGCAGCGTTGCCCCTCGCTAGAGGCCATTGCCACATATGAG GAATGCATGTTACGATACGCGAACCGTCCGATTCTCTCGATGTTGGAGCAAACACCCCATTACACCGATTGCGAGATTAGCATTCCCGACGAAGGCGAGTTAACTCGAATAATAAACCCAATCTTCAAAAACTTAATAGGCGAAGCCATATCAAATAACTCAACATCATCAAAATATTTTGCAGCAAAAAAAGAAGATTATTTTGAGTATCAAAAAGTATATTGTTTGGTGCAATGTACACCTGATATTACACAACAAGAATGCGAGGATTGTTTGACTGAAGCCATGAATGCTACGCTTGAATGTGCGAGTGGTAGCCGAATGATAAGCTATTATAATGTGCCCAGCTGCCAAATTAGATATGATGTTGTTCGGCATTTCTTTAATGTGTCTTCTAATAATACCCTTTCACCTATGGCTTCTCCGCCTAATAATTTATCTACCATTACTGCTATTAATGATGCTTATCAActtctttcttttaatttttttgtttctttgaagaTTTTATTTTGTGTATTAATACTGCTTAtagaataa
- the LOC130798797 gene encoding wall-associated receptor kinase 2-like, with protein sequence MHKTSIILSFLVLLHIIFTNPTWCISPPITMFNAPNITKPGCPRKCGNLIVPYPFGVGLGAGCSKSVLFDVFCMTSYDPPKAFLVAAMDDQKNAMEILDISETQLRLRNQISYSCFNSTDVISPRMSDFITFNLITPRAPYSVSGMANKLFVVGCHDKPRFTGSFEADTFTLDDDGVASCRTNCSSGATNVVPDQCNGKGCCQATFPKGLRSFSVDHFDSNHTTTVTYNPCGYSLVADEKRFKFRGVADLKDPNFINKTIYEAPLVLDWVIPNNTCAISELDRDNYACKENTTCVDAANSGIGGYHCRCLPGYEGHPYLSPGCSDINECADKDSSPCSMICTNTPGNYTCSCPSGYTGDGKKNGTGCIRQFPALKVAIGVSLGSISLLIMVSWIFLTSRKRRNTKIKERFFQQNGGLLLKQIISHNKEDNMDQIKVFTIQELKVATKNFKDERIVGKGGYGTVYKGVLTNNQIVAVKRSKFVDETQIEQFINELILLARVRHPNVVRLVGCCLEVEVPLLVYEFISNGTLYDHIHDKNRGSWYSWNNCLRIAMDSANALAYIHSIPIIHRDIKSSNILLDDCYMAKVSDFGASRLIPINDTHLSTVVQGTLGYLDPEYFFSSQLTEKSDVYSFGVVLAELVTRSKPLLPERQTEENNQNLASLFVKSMQHDNLFQILDSQLILEASQEQLMAFAKLVERCLSTKGEDRPRMKEVARNLGELWMKTQDFSAVTTIMYVS encoded by the exons atgcataaaacatCAATAATTTTGTCATTCCTAGTCTTACTACACATAATCTTTACCAATCCAACATGGTGTATAAGTCCTCCAATAACCATGTTCAACGCCCCGAACATAACCAAGCCCGGCTGCCCACGTAAATGCGGGAATCTAATAGTGCCATACCCTTTTGGCGTTGGGTTGGGCGCTGGGTGTTCTAAAAGTGTTTTATTCGATGTGTTTTGTATGACTTCTTATGACCCTCCGAAAGCTTTTTTAGTAGCAGCAATGGATGATCAGAAAAATGCTATGGAAATACTCGACATATCTGAAACACAACTACGTCTTAGGAATCAAATTAGTTATTCGTGTTTCAACTCGACGGATGTAATTTCCCCTCGTATGTCCGACTTCATTACCTTCAATCTCATTACACCACGAGCTCCCTACAGTGTATCAG GAATGGCAAACAAGTTATTTGTTGTAGGGTGCCATGACAAGCCAAGGTTCACCGGAAGCTTTGAGGCCGACACCTTTACTCTAGATGATGACGGAGTTGCTTCATGCAGAACTAATTGCAGCTCCGGCGCCACAAATGTTGTTCCCGACCAATGCAATGGCAAAGGATGTTGTCAAGCCACATTTCCTAAGGGATTGAGGTCTTTTTCCGTCGACCATTTCGATAGTAACCATACGACAACAGTAACGTATAACCCTTGTGGATATTCATTAGTGGCAGATGAAAAAAGATTCAAATTTCGAGGAGTTGCAGATCTGAAGGACCCAAACTTtattaataaaacaatatatGAAGCTCCTTTGGTGTTGGATTGGGTGATACCTAATAATACGTGTGCTATATCAGAACTTGATCGTGATAATTATGCATGTAAAGAAAATACAACATGTGTTGATGCTGCTAATAGTGGCATTGGAGGTTATCATTGTCGTTGTCTTCCTGGTTACGAGGGTCATCCTTATCTTTCTCCTGGTTGTTCGG ATATAAATGAATGTGCTGATAAAGATAGTAGTCCATGTTCCATGATATGCACTAATACGCCTGGAAACTACACTTGTTCTTGCCCATCTGGATATACTGGTGATGGTAAGAAAAATGGAACGGGTTGCATCCGACAATTTCCAGCTTTGAAGGTCGCCATag GGGTTAGCTTGGGATCCATATCTCTACTCATAATGGTAAGTTGGATATTTTTAACAAGCAGAAAAAGAagaaataccaaaataaaagaaaggtTTTTTCAGCAAAACGGAGGTTTACTATTAAAGCAAATAATATCCCACAATAAAGAAGATAACATGGACCAAATTAAGGTATTTACAATACAAGAATTAAAGGTAGCAACCAAGAATTTTAAGGATGAAAGAATAGTTGGTAAAGGTGGTTATGGTACAGTTTATAAGGGTGTCCttactaataatcaaattgttgcTGTTAAAAGATCAAAATTTGTTGATGAAACTCAAATTGAAcaatttattaatgaattaataCTTCTTGCACGAGTAAGACATCCTAATGTTGTACGACTTGTTGGGTGTTGTCTTGAGGTTGAAGTTCCTTTATTGGTTTATGAATTTATCTCTAATGGTACATTATATGATCATATTCATGATAAAAATAGAGGGTCTTGGTATTCTTGGAACAATTGTTTGCGGATTGCTATGGATTCCGCTAATGCGTTAGCATATATACATTCGATACCTATAATTCATCGTGATATTAAATCTTCTAATATATTGTTAGATGATTGTTACATGGCAAAAGTGTCTGATTTTGGAGCTTCACGTTTGATTCCAATTAATGATACTCATTTATCGACTGTGGTTCAAGGTACTTTAGGATATCTTGATCCTGAATACTTTTTCTCTAGTCAATTGACTGagaaaagtgatgtttatagtTTTGGTGTTGTTCTTGCTGAGCTCGTAACCAGATCAAAGCCTTTATTACCGGAGAGGCAAACCgaagaaaataatcaaaatttggCTTCATTATTTGTTAAGTCTATGCAACATGACAATTTGTTCCAAATTTTGGACTCTCAATTGATCTTAGAAGCAAGTCAAGAACAACTTATGGCGTTTGCAAAGCTTGTTGAACGATGTTTAAGTACAAAAGGTGAGGACAGACCAAGAATGAAGGAAGTAGCAAGGAATCTTGGAGAGTTATGGATGAAAACACAAGATTTTTCGGCAGTAACGACAATTATGTATGTATCTTGA